One Molothrus aeneus isolate 106 chromosome 29, BPBGC_Maene_1.0, whole genome shotgun sequence genomic region harbors:
- the PCNA gene encoding proliferating cell nuclear antigen, translating into MFEARLVQGSVLKRVLEALKDLITEACWDLGSGGISLQSMDSSHVSLVQLTLRSEGFDTYRCDRNIAMGVNLSSMSKILKCAGNEDIITLRAEDNADTLALVFEAPNQEKVSDYEMKLMDLDVEQLGIPEQEYSCVVKMPSAEFARICRDLSHIGDAVVISCAKDGVKFSANGELGNGNIKLSQTSNVDKEEEAVTIEMNEPVQLTFALRYLNFFTKATPLSPTVTLSMSADVPLVVEYKIADMGHLKYYLAPKIEDQQDGS; encoded by the exons ATGTTCGAGGCGCGGCTGGTGCAGGGCTCGGTGCTCAAGCGAGTGCTGGAGGCCCTCAAGGACCTCATCACCGAGGCCTGCTGGGACCTGGGCTCGGGCGGCATCAGCCTGCAGAGCATGGACTCCTCGCACGTCTCGCTGGTGCAGCTCACACTGCGATCGGAGGGCTTCGACACCTACCGCTGCGACCGCAACATCGCCATGGGCGTCAACCTGTCCAG CATGTCCAAGATCCTGAAGTGTGCAGGGAACGAGGACATCATCACCCTGCGGGCCGAGGACAACGCCGACACCCTGGCCCTGGTGTTCGAGGCACCCA ACCAGGAGAAGGTTTCTGATTACGAGATGAAGCTGATGGATCTCGatgtggagcagctgggaatcCCA gagcaggagtACAGCTGCGTGGTGAAGATGCCCTCGGCCGAGTTCGCGCGCATCTGCCGGGACCTGAGCCACATCGGCGACGCCGTCGTCATCTCCTGCGCCAAGGACGGCGTCAAGTTCTCCGCCAACGGCGAGCTGGGCAACGGCAACATCAAACTGTCCCAGACCAGCAACGTggacaaggaggaggaggct GTCACAATAGAGATGAACGAGCCCGTGCAGCTGACCTTCGCCCTGAGGTACCTCAACTTCTTCACCAAAGCcacccccctgtcccccacGGTGACACTCAGCATGTCTGCAGATGTTCCCCTGG TTGTGGAGTACAAGATCGCTGACATGGGACACCTCAAGTACTACCTGGCCCCCAAGATTGAGGACCAGCAGGATGGCTCTTAA
- the CDS2 gene encoding phosphatidate cytidylyltransferase 2 gives MSEARLRPGRGPGGARDPQDKESESENRLDGETASDSESKSEFGGSSPVPTSDDTPEVLNRALSNLSSRWKNWWVRGILTLAMITFFFIIIYLGPMVLMTIVMCVQIKCFHEIITIGYNVYHSYDLPWFRTLSWYFLLCVNYFFYGETVTDYFFTLVQREEPLRILSKYHRFISFALYLTGFCMFVLSLVKKHYRLQFYMFGWTHVTLLIVVTQSHLIIHNLFEGMIWFIVPISCVICNDIMAYMFGFFFGRTPLIKLSPKKTWEGFIGGFFSTVLFGLLLSYVMSGYRCFTCPVEFNNDTNSFTVDCEPSELFQLQEYNIPGLLHSVLGWRTVRMYPFQIHSIALSTFASLIGPFGGFFASGFKRAFKIKDFANTIPGHGGIMDRFDCQYLMATFVNVYIASFIRGPNPSKLIQQFLTLRPEQQLHIFNTLKAHLVDRGVLASLEDA, from the exons ATGAGCGAGGCGCGACTGCGGCCcgggcgcggccccggcggggccCGAGACCCCCAGGACAAG gagtCAGAGTCTGAGAACAGGCTGGATGGAGAGACGGCGTCAGACAGCGAGAGCAAGTCTGAGTTCGGGGGAtcctccccagtgcccacctCAGATGACACCCCAGAGGTGCTGAACAGGGCCCTCTCCAACCTGTCCTCGAG ATGGAAGAACTGGTGGGTGAGAGGGATCCTGACGCTGGCCATGatcaccttcttcttcatcaTCATCTATCTGGGCCCCATGGTCCTGATGACAATA GTGATGTGTGTGCAGATCAAATGCTTCCATGAGATCATCACCATCGGCTACAACGTCTACCACTCCTACGACCTGCCCTGGTTCAGGACGCTCAGCTG GTATTTCCTGCTGTGTGTGAATTATTTCTTCTACGGGGAGACAGTGACCGATTATTTCTTCACGCTGGTGCAGAGGGAGGAGCCGCTGAGGATCCTCAGCAAATACCATCGCTTCATCTCCTTCGCCCTCTACCTCACAG GGTTCTGCATGTTCGTGCTGAGCCTGGTGAAGAAGCACTACCGCCTGCAGTTCTACATG TTTGGCTGGACCCATGTGACGCTGCTGATCGTGGTCACCCAGTCCCACCTCATCATCCACAACCTGTTTGAAGGGATGATCTG GTTCATCGTGCCCATCTCCTGTGTGATCTGCAACGACATCATGGCCTACATGTTCGGCTTCTTCTTCGGCCGCACGCCGCTCATCAAG CTCTCCCCAAAGAAGACCTGGGAGGGTTTTATCggaggatttttttccactgttctCTTTGGGTTGCTG CTGTCCTACGTGATGTCGGGGTACCGCTGCTTCACCTGCCCCGTGGAGTTCAACAACGACACCAACAGCTTCACCGTGGACTGCGAGCCCTCCGAgctcttccagctgcaggagtacaacatccctgggctgctgcactccgtgctgggctgg AGGACCGTGAGGATGTACCCCTTCCAGATCCACAGCATCGCCCTGTCCACCTTCGCCTCCCTCATCGGGCCCTTCGGAGGCTTCTTCGCCAGCGGCTTCAAGAGGGCCTTCAAAATCAAG gaCTTTGCCAACACCATCCCAGGCCACGGGGGCATCATGGATCGCTTCGACTGCCAGTACCTGATGGCCACCTTTGTCAACGTCTACATTGCCAGCTTCATCAG GGGCCCCAACCCCAGCAAACTGATCCAGCAGTTCCTGACCCTgaggccagagcagcagctgcacatctTCAACACCCTCAAAGCTCACCTGGTGGACAGGGGAGTGCTGGCCAGCCTGGAGGACGCATag